A DNA window from Capnocytophaga sp. ARDL2 contains the following coding sequences:
- a CDS encoding F0F1 ATP synthase subunit epsilon yields the protein MLLEIVSPEATLFKGQVTSVSVPGVNGEFQMLTDHAPIVSLLTKGTIKIVGDHLKFDPQFENKFEKVDNKTYYLPIEFGTLELKDNRINILAN from the coding sequence ATGTTATTAGAAATAGTATCACCAGAAGCTACATTATTTAAAGGACAAGTTACTTCAGTGTCTGTTCCTGGTGTAAATGGTGAGTTTCAAATGTTGACAGACCACGCACCGATTGTTTCTTTATTGACTAAAGGAACTATCAAAATCGTGGGAGATCATTTAAAGTTTGACCCTCAATTTGAAAACAAATTTGAAAAAGTAGATAATAAAACCTATTATTTGCCTATCGAATTTGGCACACTCGAATTGAAAGACAATCGAATCAATATCCTTGCAAACTAA
- a CDS encoding HIRAN domain-containing protein produces the protein MKVSKHYTSFHIAGFSYWDGLDVIDELKIGTKLKLKAEPTNGYDPKAVKIMYKDTMLGYIPRTDNRDISKFLQLGHKDLFKVQIAQIDLENHPEKQILVSVKIKEKK, from the coding sequence ATGAAGGTAAGTAAACATTATACAAGTTTCCACATCGCCGGTTTCTCATATTGGGACGGTTTAGATGTAATCGATGAATTAAAGATAGGAACAAAGCTGAAATTAAAAGCAGAACCTACCAACGGATATGACCCAAAAGCTGTGAAAATTATGTACAAAGACACGATGTTGGGCTATATACCACGAACTGATAACCGTGATATTTCAAAGTTTTTGCAATTGGGACACAAAGATTTGTTCAAGGTACAAATCGCTCAAATAGACCTCGAAAATCACCCAGAAAAACAAATTTTGGTTTCGGTAAAGATAAAAGAGAAGAAGTAA
- the atpD gene encoding F0F1 ATP synthase subunit beta, whose amino-acid sequence MSKVTGKVAQVIGQVVDVVFDNTSATLPKIYDSLEITKADGSKLVLEVQSHIGENTVRTISMDSTDGLSRGHEVVALGTPIQMPIGKEVFGRLFNVVGDPIDGLDVLPKDGENGLPIHRPAPKFEDLSTSTEVLFTGIKVIDLIEPYAKGGKIGLFGGAGVGKTVLIQELINNIAKGHGGLSVFAGVGERTREGNDLLREMLESGIIKYGEDFMHSMENGGWDLAKVDKAGMKDSKATFVFGQMNEPPGARARVALSGLTIAEYFRDGAGDGQGKDVLFFVDNIFRFTQAGSEVSALLGRMPSAVGYQPTLATEMGAMQERITSTKTGSITSVQAVYVPADDLTDPAPATTFAHLDATTVLSRKIAELGIYPAVDPLDSTSRILTPEILGEEHYACAQRVKMILQKYKELQDIIAILGMEELSEEDKLAVSRARRVQRFLSQPFHVAEQFTGIPGVLVDIKDTIKGFNMIIDGELDHLPEAAFNLKGTIDDVIKAGEKMLAEA is encoded by the coding sequence ATGTCTAAAGTTACAGGAAAAGTTGCACAGGTTATTGGGCAAGTAGTAGATGTAGTATTTGACAATACTTCAGCTACATTGCCTAAGATTTATGATTCATTAGAAATCACAAAAGCCGATGGATCAAAATTAGTATTAGAAGTACAGTCGCACATTGGTGAAAACACTGTGCGTACAATCTCGATGGATTCTACAGACGGATTGAGCAGAGGACACGAAGTAGTAGCTTTGGGTACTCCTATCCAGATGCCAATTGGAAAAGAGGTGTTCGGAAGATTGTTCAATGTAGTAGGAGATCCTATCGACGGATTGGATGTATTGCCTAAAGACGGAGAAAATGGATTGCCAATTCACCGTCCAGCACCAAAATTTGAAGACCTATCTACTTCAACAGAAGTATTGTTTACAGGTATCAAAGTTATCGATTTGATTGAGCCTTATGCAAAAGGAGGTAAAATTGGATTGTTTGGAGGTGCCGGAGTAGGTAAAACAGTATTGATCCAAGAGTTGATCAACAATATTGCAAAAGGACACGGTGGTCTTTCTGTATTCGCAGGAGTTGGAGAGCGTACTCGTGAAGGAAACGACCTTTTGAGAGAGATGTTGGAGTCTGGAATTATCAAATATGGTGAAGACTTTATGCACTCTATGGAAAACGGAGGTTGGGATCTGGCAAAAGTTGACAAAGCTGGAATGAAAGATTCTAAAGCAACTTTCGTATTTGGACAGATGAACGAACCACCAGGAGCTCGTGCTCGTGTAGCATTGTCTGGATTGACTATTGCAGAGTATTTCCGTGATGGAGCAGGAGACGGACAAGGAAAAGATGTGCTTTTCTTCGTTGACAACATTTTCCGTTTTACACAGGCAGGTTCTGAAGTATCTGCGTTGTTGGGGCGTATGCCATCAGCGGTAGGTTACCAACCAACATTGGCAACTGAGATGGGTGCAATGCAGGAGCGTATTACTTCTACAAAAACAGGATCAATTACTTCAGTACAAGCGGTATATGTACCAGCCGATGACTTAACTGACCCTGCACCAGCAACTACATTTGCTCACTTGGACGCAACAACAGTATTGTCTCGTAAAATTGCTGAGTTGGGTATTTATCCAGCGGTAGATCCATTGGATTCTACTTCTCGTATCCTTACTCCAGAAATCTTAGGAGAAGAGCATTACGCATGTGCTCAAAGAGTAAAAATGATTTTGCAAAAATATAAAGAACTTCAAGACATCATCGCTATTTTGGGTATGGAAGAGTTGTCTGAAGAAGATAAATTGGCAGTATCTCGTGCACGTCGTGTACAAAGATTCTTGTCTCAACCATTCCACGTGGCAGAGCAATTTACAGGTATCCCAGGAGTATTGGTAGACATCAAGGATACAATCAAAGGATTCAACATGATTATCGACGGAGAACTTGACCACCTGCCAGAAGCTGCTTTCAACCTGAAAGGAACTATCGATGATGTAATCAAAGCAGGTGAGAAAATGTTGGCTGAAGCCTAA